The genomic interval AATCATTGCCAGGGCGGCCAATAAACGCCAAGTTAAGCCCGGCGAATTCGTTTGGGCCAATGTGGACACCGCCATGATGGATGACTTGCTGGGTCCGCGGGTAGTCATCGCCGAGCATATTAAAAGACTGGGCGATCAAATCTGGGATAAAGAAAAAGTAGTTATTATTTCCGACCATTATTCGCCGGCCGCCAACATTACGCAGGCAGAAATTTTACAGTTTACCCGCAATTGGGCCAAGGAATACGGTATCAATAAGTACTACGAAGGGCTTGGCCCCTGTCATCAGGTTTTGGCAGAAAAAGGCTTTGATATCCCTGGGACACTGATGGTCGGAACGGATTCCCATACTACGACCGCCGGGGCTTTCGGCTGTTTTGGGACGGGTATCGGTTCCACAGAAATGTTGGGCGTGCTGGTTTCCGGACAGATCTGGCTGCGCGTTCCGGAAACAATGCTATTCGTCTGGCACGGCAAACTGCAACAAGGCGTCTACGCCAAAGATATTATCCTCCGGACGATCAAGGAAATCGGCCAAGCCGGAGCAACTTACAAAGTTATGGAATTTGCCGGCAGCTGTATCGAAAATCTCTCGGTCGACGAGCGGATGACCATTGCAAATATGGCCGTTGAAGCAGGCGCTAAAACAGGTTTAATGGCGCCGGACGACAAGGTCTTCGCCTATTTGGAAAGCATCGGCGCGCCGAAAGGCACGCCGCTGTACAGCGACCCCGACGCTGAATACGCGCAGAAATTTGAGTTTAACGCCGATACGTTGGTCCCACAGATTGCCCTTCCCCACGAAGTGGACAAAGTAGTAGACATCACCGAGGCCGAAGGCGAAGTCATTCATCAAGCCTATCTTGGTTCTTGCACCAACGGCCGATACCCGGACCTTGTCGAAGCGGCCAAGATCCTAAAAGGGCGAAAAGTCCATCCTGATGTGCGGCTATTGGTATCGCCGGCGTCGCGGTCAATTTATCATCGCGCCGTCCGCGAGGGAATTATCGAAATTCTGTCCGATGCCGGCGCCATGATTTTGGCCCCAAGCTGCGGCGCCTGCCTGGGACTCCACAGCGGCATCCTCGCCCGGGGCGAGCGGGCTATCTCGTCCACCAACCGGAACTTTGTCGGCCGCATGGGGCATAAAGAAGCAGAAATCTTCCTGGCCTCTCCTGCCTCGGTAGCGGCGGCCGCCATTGAAGGCAAAATTACTGATCCGCGGAAATTCTTATAGGAGGAAGAAGGTATGAAAATCTTACAGGGCAATGTCCTCAAGTACGGTGACAATATTAATACCGACCTTATTTCCCCTCCTCAGTACCTTGAAAAGTCACTGGAAATTATCGCCCAGCATGCCATGGAAGGCATCGACGAACAATTCACCAAAAAAATCAAACCCGGTGATATTCTCGTAGCTGGCGCCAACTTTGGCCCGGGTTCCAGCCGGGAAACAGCGCCCATTGCGCTAAAAATGGCCGGCGTTGGCGCCATCGTGGCCAAATTTTTTGCCCGCATCTTTTACCGTAACGCTATCAACATTGGTCTTCCCGTACTGGAATGTCAAGAAGTAGACCGCATCCGCGACGGTGACACGATCGCCATAAACCTGCAAACCGGCGAAATTGCTAACAAGACCACCGGCGAAACCTATAAGGCTACCCCGCTGTCGGAACCGGTCATGGAAATTCTTTCGGCCGGTGGTCTCATTCCTTACCTTGAAAAAAAGTATGGCCGTGACTTCGTCGACTATAAGATGGAAAAATACTAGAAAGCAAAAAGTTAAAAGCAGCGACGCTGAATTAGTAAGCCCGATACAAGGCAGAGCCTTGTACCGGGCTTGTTTATGCTTCATACCAACCGATAAGGGACGGAGAAACAGGATCGTGAGCCAGCCGGTTTTTGTATGCGGCATGATATGTACCGGCATAGCAATATAGGCAGCCATGTAAACACGTATCATAAAACCCGATATCTTTGCTCGGCACGCAGCCGCAGGCGGGCCGTTGCGACTTGTCTTTGCCGGCCGCTACTTGGATGCCAAAGACGGCGCGTAGATATTTATCGTCAATGCATTTTCCGGGAAAAATGCCATAAGGCTTGAGGTCATAAATCTCGGCGCAACTGAAAATTTCCATGTCATGCTTTCGCGCTATAGTACTAAGACAGGTCATTAGGTCGGCAAAAGCGTCGCCGCTATAGTCTGTCCTAACCGTAATCCCCTGCTGGGCTAGCTTACGAAAATTGGATGCCGCCTTGCGGTATTCATCGGCCAAGCTGACAACAAC from Thermosinus carboxydivorans Nor1 carries:
- a CDS encoding 3-isopropylmalate dehydratase large subunit, translated to MGMTMAEKIIARAANKRQVKPGEFVWANVDTAMMDDLLGPRVVIAEHIKRLGDQIWDKEKVVIISDHYSPAANITQAEILQFTRNWAKEYGINKYYEGLGPCHQVLAEKGFDIPGTLMVGTDSHTTTAGAFGCFGTGIGSTEMLGVLVSGQIWLRVPETMLFVWHGKLQQGVYAKDIILRTIKEIGQAGATYKVMEFAGSCIENLSVDERMTIANMAVEAGAKTGLMAPDDKVFAYLESIGAPKGTPLYSDPDAEYAQKFEFNADTLVPQIALPHEVDKVVDITEAEGEVIHQAYLGSCTNGRYPDLVEAAKILKGRKVHPDVRLLVSPASRSIYHRAVREGIIEILSDAGAMILAPSCGACLGLHSGILARGERAISSTNRNFVGRMGHKEAEIFLASPASVAAAAIEGKITDPRKFL
- a CDS encoding 3-isopropylmalate dehydratase small subunit translates to MKILQGNVLKYGDNINTDLISPPQYLEKSLEIIAQHAMEGIDEQFTKKIKPGDILVAGANFGPGSSRETAPIALKMAGVGAIVAKFFARIFYRNAINIGLPVLECQEVDRIRDGDTIAINLQTGEIANKTTGETYKATPLSEPVMEILSAGGLIPYLEKKYGRDFVDYKMEKY